A window of the Microbacterium sp. LWH13-1.2 genome harbors these coding sequences:
- a CDS encoding SMP-30/gluconolactonase/LRE family protein, with protein MTSDTNLIPPGANLELLASGATWSEGPLWIPEERAVRWSDIPGNRILRWDAATGSVDVHRDEVEFTNGRALDRDGSVVQCSHGRRRLEREAPDGTLTEIVARWEDHRLNSPNDVVVAPDGSYWFTDPDYGIVQPHEGHPGVREYGDCRVFRWAEEDGLTAVIDDIDRPNGIAFSPGGDTVYVTDTAAGLGDGPGHWIRAYDVDGAHASGGRHFASIEIGLPDGIAVDVEGRVWSSAGDGIHVFDREGTEVLFIAVPEVVANLCFGGDDGTDLFIAATTSLYRIRTATRAARF; from the coding sequence ATGACGAGTGACACGAATCTGATCCCCCCGGGGGCGAACCTCGAGCTCCTGGCCTCCGGCGCCACCTGGAGCGAAGGCCCGCTCTGGATCCCGGAAGAGCGCGCGGTGCGGTGGAGCGACATCCCCGGGAACCGCATCCTGCGCTGGGATGCCGCGACGGGATCGGTCGATGTGCACCGCGACGAGGTGGAGTTCACCAACGGGCGCGCACTCGACCGCGACGGCAGTGTCGTGCAGTGCTCTCACGGGCGGCGCCGCCTGGAGCGGGAGGCTCCGGACGGAACGCTCACCGAGATCGTCGCCCGGTGGGAGGATCACCGCCTCAACTCCCCCAACGATGTCGTGGTGGCGCCGGACGGCTCGTACTGGTTCACGGATCCCGACTACGGGATCGTGCAACCGCACGAGGGGCATCCCGGCGTCCGCGAGTACGGCGACTGCCGCGTCTTCCGCTGGGCGGAGGAGGACGGGCTCACAGCGGTGATCGATGACATCGATCGTCCGAACGGCATCGCCTTCTCCCCGGGCGGAGACACCGTGTACGTCACCGACACCGCCGCGGGCCTGGGCGACGGGCCGGGACACTGGATCCGTGCCTACGACGTCGACGGAGCGCACGCGAGTGGGGGCCGGCACTTCGCCTCGATCGAGATCGGCCTGCCCGATGGCATCGCCGTCGACGTGGAGGGGCGCGTGTGGTCATCTGCCGGTGACGGCATCCACGTGTTCGACCGGGAAGGCACGGAGGTCCTCTTCATCGCCGTGCCGGAGGTCGTCGCCAACCTCTGCTTCGGCGGCGATGACGGAACTGACCTGTTCATCGCGGCGACGACGAGCCTGTACCGCATTCGGACGGCGACGAGGGCAGCGCGCTTCTGA
- a CDS encoding ankyrin repeat domain-containing protein codes for MMMNLDHAVRREDLSGVSELLRSGADVNQAFADGLTALMVASARGNAQLVAILLSAGADPRAVERQMGATALHKAAQGGSGDVVSLLLDHGAFIDQQSPTLGNTALMDAVLQKQPEAVQALLHRGARTDVRNHWHQSAVELAREDGLDAIADLITAHDSASARRVASLSLFGAAKAGDLPAVERLIEEGWMLNERHPIVGGFDDDYTPLGVAAREGHVAVVERLLAAGADPRRTIGLMRGTAVHDAAYFGHADVLRSLLAGGRTSAAADVDAQGPYNGLTALHDAVWHGHIDSARAIIDAGASLTLRTHAGLTPKDLASLYGYDELVNLLAEEELHSRR; via the coding sequence ATGATGATGAACCTCGACCACGCAGTTCGACGGGAGGATCTCTCCGGTGTCTCGGAGCTCCTGCGCTCAGGAGCCGACGTCAACCAGGCCTTCGCAGACGGACTCACCGCGCTCATGGTGGCCTCTGCTCGAGGAAACGCGCAACTCGTCGCGATCCTCCTGAGCGCCGGCGCTGATCCTCGGGCTGTGGAGCGGCAGATGGGCGCCACGGCGCTCCACAAAGCGGCGCAGGGGGGAAGCGGCGACGTGGTCTCACTGCTTCTCGACCATGGCGCTTTCATCGATCAGCAGTCGCCGACACTCGGGAACACCGCCCTCATGGACGCCGTGCTCCAGAAACAGCCGGAGGCTGTCCAGGCGCTGCTGCATCGCGGAGCTCGAACCGATGTGAGGAACCACTGGCATCAGAGCGCAGTGGAGCTCGCGCGTGAGGACGGCTTGGACGCCATCGCGGACCTCATCACGGCCCATGACTCCGCCAGCGCCCGACGGGTGGCCTCGCTATCTCTGTTCGGGGCCGCGAAGGCGGGCGACCTTCCTGCCGTCGAGCGGCTCATCGAAGAAGGATGGATGCTGAATGAGCGCCACCCGATCGTCGGTGGCTTCGATGACGACTACACGCCCTTGGGCGTCGCCGCCCGTGAAGGCCATGTGGCCGTCGTCGAGCGACTGCTCGCCGCGGGCGCAGATCCGCGACGCACCATCGGACTCATGAGGGGCACGGCGGTGCACGACGCCGCCTACTTCGGACACGCCGATGTCCTTCGCAGTCTGCTTGCAGGCGGCCGCACGAGCGCCGCGGCGGACGTCGATGCGCAAGGGCCCTACAACGGACTGACCGCGCTTCACGATGCGGTGTGGCACGGACACATCGACTCGGCTCGGGCGATCATCGACGCCGGGGCCTCATTGACGCTGAGAACACATGCAGGACTCACCCCGAAGGATCTCGCGAGTCTCTACGGATATGACGAACTCGTGAACCTGCTGGCAGAGGAGGAACTGCACAGCCGTCGGTAG
- a CDS encoding alpha/beta hydrolase: protein MESPRTGDRVILVHGWPGLPSDFDAVRDALQPATVIVPDLRGFGSAFAGDLPLSEATADAHAHRLLDALDRVPGGGRTVIAGYDIGSRIAQAALRLDPSRFHGAVLTPAYPGIGDRATAPSLAPVFWYQHFQREPIATALIDGRPDAVASYLDHLWGAWSGSTAPQTHPRREELVAAYSRPGAFAASIRWYLANHGYRADRSPVETPAVMLWPTEDPLFPIEWSDRLGEHFTDITLQLVEGSGHFLPIEAPSAFADAIRSFLSPAAPASGDCP, encoded by the coding sequence ATGGAGAGTCCGCGCACCGGCGACCGCGTGATCCTCGTGCACGGGTGGCCCGGACTCCCGTCAGATTTCGACGCGGTTCGGGATGCGCTTCAACCGGCCACGGTGATCGTGCCCGACCTCCGTGGATTCGGATCGGCGTTCGCGGGCGATCTTCCGCTGTCGGAGGCCACCGCTGATGCGCATGCTCACCGTCTCCTCGACGCTCTCGATCGCGTACCCGGCGGTGGCCGCACCGTCATCGCCGGGTACGACATCGGCAGCCGCATCGCTCAGGCGGCTCTGCGTCTTGACCCCTCGCGTTTCCACGGTGCCGTCCTCACGCCGGCGTATCCGGGTATCGGCGACCGCGCGACAGCGCCGTCGCTCGCGCCCGTGTTCTGGTATCAGCATTTCCAGCGCGAGCCGATCGCGACCGCGTTGATCGACGGCAGACCCGACGCGGTGGCCAGCTATCTCGACCATCTCTGGGGTGCCTGGAGCGGATCCACCGCGCCGCAGACCCACCCCCGACGCGAGGAACTCGTCGCGGCGTATTCACGGCCGGGCGCATTCGCCGCGAGCATCCGGTGGTACCTCGCGAACCACGGATACAGGGCCGACCGGTCGCCGGTCGAGACCCCCGCCGTCATGCTCTGGCCGACGGAGGATCCGCTGTTTCCGATCGAATGGTCTGACCGATTGGGCGAGCACTTCACCGACATCACGCTGCAACTCGTCGAAGGAAGTGGGCACTTCCTGCCGATCGAAGCACCGTCGGCTTTCGCTGACGCAATCCGCTCTTTTCTGTCTCCGGCCGCGCCCGCGAGCGGAGACTGTCCCTGA